A single Acetivibrio cellulolyticus CD2 DNA region contains:
- a CDS encoding histidinol-phosphatase HisJ family protein: MFDCHVHSNFSGDSDMNCIDALNTAINIGIQGVSFTDHLDYDYPDYDDVFMIDFDKYSETMDLIKSDFNGRIKVFKGIEVGIQPQVIDSTLEVLNSYNFDIVIASVHIVDKLDLHNGDFCKSKSKTESYTRYLQEVLQTLKSFDNFDIFGHLDLIRRYGCYDNRILEYSDYSDLIDSILKQIIAKGKGIEVNTSGFRYNLASPMPDFEIVKRYRELGGEIISTSSDAHTPEHIGYKFDYIKEMISKAGFAYTSHFEQRKPVFTKID, from the coding sequence ATGTTTGATTGCCATGTACACAGTAATTTTTCAGGTGATAGTGATATGAATTGCATAGATGCTTTGAATACAGCCATTAATATTGGTATACAAGGGGTTTCGTTTACTGATCATCTCGATTATGACTATCCTGATTATGATGATGTGTTTATGATCGACTTTGACAAATACTCAGAAACTATGGACCTTATAAAAAGTGATTTTAATGGCCGAATAAAAGTATTTAAAGGTATTGAAGTTGGTATACAGCCCCAGGTAATAGATAGTACTTTAGAGGTATTAAACAGTTACAATTTCGATATTGTTATTGCCTCTGTCCATATTGTTGACAAACTGGACTTACACAATGGGGATTTTTGCAAATCAAAAAGCAAAACTGAATCCTATACAAGATACCTTCAAGAAGTACTTCAAACCTTAAAATCCTTTGACAATTTCGACATCTTTGGGCATCTTGATCTCATAAGGAGGTATGGATGTTATGACAACAGGATATTAGAATATTCTGACTACAGTGATTTGATCGATTCAATTCTAAAGCAAATCATTGCAAAGGGTAAAGGTATTGAAGTAAACACTTCAGGCTTCAGATATAATTTGGCTTCACCTATGCCGGATTTTGAAATAGTTAAACGTTATAGGGAGCTTGGCGGTGAAATTATAAGTACAAGTTCGGATGCACATACGCCTGAACATATTGGCTATAAGTTTGATTATATTAAGGAAATGATATCAAAAGCTGGATTTGCTTATACATCACACTTTGAGCAAAGGAAACCGGTCTTCACAAAAATAGATTAA